The Streptomyces sp. WZ-12 genome segment TGTTGTTCTGCTCGCAGGAGATCTTGATGGTGTTCGCCCCCTTGTTGAGCTGTATCCAGGAGAAGGTCCGGGTCCAGCCCTTCGCCCAGTCCCCGTCCGCCGCGTTCGCGAAGTTGCCCATGTTTATCGCCCGCGGACTGGCGTTCCCGTTGACCGTGAGCGTGGAGTCCGCCGCCTTGCCCGGCACGCCGTAGCCGATGAAGACGGTGTAGTCCCCGGACTTGGGCACGTCCAGCGTCCAAGTCGCCGACGCACCGGGGTTGTTCATGTTGGTGACGTACGAGCCGCTGGCGGTCCGGGCGCCGGGGATGTCCTTGGCGGTCGTCGCGCCGCCGTCCAGGCGCAGTGCGCCCGCGTCGTCCTTGGGGAGCTGGCCCGGGGTCGGCTTGGTGGAGGGGTTGTCGCTGGGCTTGACCGAGTCGCCGGCCGTCGGGCCCGGCTTGTTCGCGGTGTCGTTGGCGGAGTCCTTGGAGTTGGTCAGCATCGCCACGCCGATGCCTATGCAGACCACCGCGACCACCGCGACCGCGCCGATCAACAGGCCGTTGCGCCCCTTGCGCGGCTCCTGGCCGTACCCGGGGGTCGGGCG includes the following:
- a CDS encoding CBM35 domain-containing protein — its product is MTAGNNGADTPENDDPFAHLYRSEGGEGGSGSGVGAARQPGVPRTSYNQVRAVGERQYGNQQGPPAYNRPNPTYAAPETLPGSGGGDRTRPTPGYGQEPRKGRNGLLIGAVAVVAVVCIGIGVAMLTNSKDSANDTANKPGPTAGDSVKPSDNPSTKPTPGQLPKDDAGALRLDGGATTAKDIPGARTASGSYVTNMNNPGASATWTLDVPKSGDYTVFIGYGVPGKAADSTLTVNGNASPRAINMGNFANAADGDWAKGWTRTFSWIQLNKGANTIKISCEQNNKCDFNLDQVWLKAGHVKG